The nucleotide window GTTCTCGTTTTCGTAGCACTGCCGATTCTGTCTATACTCTGGGAAGCGACAATTATGTCGTCCTCAGACTTATTGGATCCTGTGGACAGCGCTCCTGGGCTGTTGTAAGTTATCACGTTCATAATGGGAGACATTTCCACACTTGGACTGCTCAACTTCCTCTTCGAAGTCTTCCTCACTTTCTCTAGACTCGACTTCTCCTTGGAAAGGACTTTAATTTTCTGCGATTTCGGTGGAGTCTTCAGTTTTTTCAACTGTTCGAGGACGGCATTTGTGTTGTTCCACGAGTCCTCGTCCCAAATCAGGGACTTACTGCGGTTTTCGTCAGTCACTGAAGCTGGACGAGACTGGGGTGTCTCTGGCTTCACGAATTCATCGATTTGAACTTTGGACGGATTTTCGGATGTTCCTGGGAATTTGAAAGACGACAGTTCCTCCGAGAACACAGAGTTGTCGAGATCAATGACGTTCTGCTCCAAAATTCCGTATTCCACAGTGTCCAGGCCTAAACTATCATCAAAGAGGCTTGGGCTTCTGGATGCTGATGATTTAGCCAGGGACGTCCTTAGTAACGAGATCCTGGGAGTTTTTGATGGCTCCACTGAAGGTCCCGATGATTCACCTGACCcttcatcaaatttttcctCAGCTACAGGAGTTTTTGGGGTCACGTCTGTCACCATTTCAGGATTTTGGACATCTGTCTTCAAAGAATCTTGAACATCATCTCTACCAACTTGTTGAACGTCCTGAGGTCTGAGTCCTGCAGCCCCCATCCCGCCATCATTCATTCCCACCTCAGATGAGCTCAAGTTCTCCAGCCCTGACTCCTTCCTGACCACGTCCTCCACATCACCAATGGTCGTGCACACCGAGCCAGAAGTGCTCTGTGCTGTGCctccaaatgaatttttcttttcccagTGAACTCCCTCTACTCCCAGTTCATTCTGCACCATCACCCTGGCTTCCTTCACAATCAGAACAGCAGCTTCTCTGGGAGTTAACCCATCCCTCCCAGTCACAAAAATGGTTCTCATCTGCCTCCTCCTCTCGGCGTCGAGGCCATCCTCTCCCAGCTGATTCCTCTCGCTCTCGAAAGGAAGTGCCTTATACAGTGCCCTCTCAACATCCAACTCGTCAGCAACAGCCAGTTCCGCAACAGTCGTAATTCCCTCCTTGAAGAGACTTCTAGCCCGCAATCCATTTAACGACGGCAGTCTCAGGAGGTCCAACAGCTCTCTGCAGACACCAAATTGCAGTCTCGTCTGAAACTGCGACACCAGGAGCTCGACGCAGTTCCAGCCAAGTTTCTGACAGAACTGCGTCACCATCCCCGCGAAGGTCGCAGCTGTCTGTTGGAGACTCTGGATGACGCCTCGACAGCACGAGTATTTCCTACAGACGACGTTCAAGGGAACCTCTCGAACTAGATCGTGAAGAGCGAGAGCTGTATAGAATCGTTTGTGAGCGTCCAGAGTCTTTCCTTGTCTGATGTTTCCTGTTGTCGCCCTCAGAATGAAGGTCTCGCTGACACCCACCAACTGTCCCACTCGTCTATCACTGTCCGAGATATCGCGCCAGATACTCAGGAAGATGGACCAGTCGATCTGGCCGATGAGACTGCTGGAACTAATGGGCGTGACGAGGTAGATCACGTGCAGTTCTGTGTCCAGAACGAAACACCTTCTCGCCTTCTGGAGCTCCTCGAAGAGGAAGAGACCATCCTTCGGAGGAACTGAAGCTGCCAGGCAGGCTTTTCCCAGCTGCGTTGCCACCCACCGTCGCTCCCCGGATTCAGCGACCTGTGGAAGCAGGAGTTCGTTCTCTACGAGGAAGTTGACAGCGGATTTTGTTGAGCTTTCCACTTCCTCCGGAATTTTTGTGAAGCTTAGCAAGGTACACCTGGTGTATAGGAGAATATCCTCCAGGGTGTAAGCCACCTCGGACGCCACTGCCTCCAGGAGGCTTCGGATCAGGGGTGCGCTACCCTGGAGGCAGGATTCAATAGGCGGAAGTGAAGATGTCAGAAGATTCTTCAGTGCTGGCTGCTCATTAGGCTTACAGATAAGGATACTCTCTCCCGCACTGTCCTTTCCCATTCGTCCGGCTCGTCCGATCATCTGTTTGTAAGTTAAAGTGTCGATTGGACGACCGTGGAACATAATCGTCCGGATGATGACGCGTCTTGCTGGGAGATTCACTCCGCTGCTCAATGTCGATGTCGCGGTGAGAATACGCAAGGCCCCGGAGCGAAAGGCCCCTTCGATGACATCGCGTTCGTCCATAGTCAAGCCTGCGTGATGGTATGCCACCCCGAAGGAGACCGTCGACCTGAGGACACTGTCAAGACCGCACGGGGAGCGTTTCAGTTGCTCCAGAGTGTCCATGATGGCGTCTTTGTTGAGTTCAGAACGTAAACTCTGGCCAATCGGGGTATCTGTTCTACCAAGATGAGAAAAGGAACTGGAGATCTGACGAGCTAGAGTTTCACACCAATTCTTGGTGGGACAGAAGATCAGTACGCTGTGGCCATCGGCCAAGGTCTCCAAGCAGAGAGCGATGATGTCGTCGGGGTCTTGAGGGAGTTCGGCACAGGGGGTCAGGGTCTTTTGAGAGATCAGTTGATCGTCGTAGAGATTTCGACCTATCTTGCAGAGCTCCTTTAATGGCACTGGCCGGAAATCTGTCTTGAAGAGCTCTGCATCCAGCCACTTTGCTAGGACATCGAGATTAGGGAGGGTTGCGGACATGCCTATCAGCTGAATTTTCACGTTCTCTTGTTTAAGGGTCATGTACTTCAGTTTCGTCAACAGAAGTTCCAAGAGATATCCACGGAAGGGGTCGCCTAGGAGGTGGAGTTCGTCGATGACAACTGCCCCGAGGTCTCCTAGCCCTCCTGCCTCCAGCATTTGATTGATCAGTGAATTCGCTTTCTCGATCGTTGCTATCGCAACGTCTGTCGATGAGAATCCCCCGGGGGGCTGGACCCCACCCATGAATCCCTCCACCCGCACCCCGGATTCGGACAGTAGATCCTGCAAGGGGAGGGTaaattatcgttattttttacATGAGCTATGATACACTATTCCAGATATGCTCCAGGTCCTTTTTCCACACAttctgatggaaaaaaaaactttcgatGCTCATGAGAAAAGTGGTTTTTACCCCATGGAGTATCACTCGGTTTTAGCTGGTGCTATGAACCCCTTATtagtcaaaaattaatttccacccTTGTGAACACTATGCTATTGACCCGCTGGAGTCTCACGTGCACAAAACTCCACTATCCATATGTCATTCCTACCTGGAAGTAGTACATCTTCTCGCGAACCACCGAGACAAATGGCAGAATGAAAATGACCTTCTTGCGACGCTCGATGACGGTTTTGATAATGAGAATTTCTGAGACAAGGGTCTTACCGGCAGAGGTCGGTGCCGAATAGACGAGGTTTTTGGATTTGCTGAGGATGTTGGGGGTAGAGAGACATGCTACTTGCCAGGGAAACATGGAGTGAAGCCCTCTCGAGTGGTATTTCCGGAGGATTGTCACCGGGAGACCCCAAGAGGACAATTTCAGACGAGCTTGCGTGGACACGAGTGAGGATGAGGCAATTGAGGAGGGGTTAAGGGATACAGACTTCGAGGACGATGGCGAGAGCTTTTCGAAGTTTTCGGAAAGGTCCTGACGACCGGAGGTAGGGGATTTTGAAGCGTCTGGGAATGGTTGTAAGGAAGGCTGAATCGTCGagatttttgggaaatttccGCTTGAAGATGATGCAGCAGGTTTTTGGAGGGGTTGATCTTGATGTTTAGAAGATGATGATGTAGAGACAGAGCTGACTCCAGCTTTTGTGGAAATTTTTGGTGGACCTGTCTGTGAAGACGAGGATGAGGGTTTCTGGAGGGTCTGAAGAGCCTTCGGAGCTCTGCTAGATGATGGTTTTGAAAGATCTGGCGATAATTCTGATGGAATAGAGGGGATTTTCTGAAGGTTTCTTGCTGCACGAAAGGAGAATTTTGGATGTTTCAATATTAGTGAAGTCTTGCTGGAGATTTTGGAAGTGTTGGAGGGAGGTTCCTTTGTCCTCGATGATAAGGGATTGGAAGTTCGGAAGTCAGTCCCATCCTGAGGCTCATCTCGTGATGGTAATGGAGCTTCTTGACATGCTGACGAGATATCAGTGACGTTGTGGGACACTTCGCTCGACGGAGAGGGATTTCTTGAGGTTTTCTGTCGTTTTGAGGACCTGGGGGGAGTCAGGAGCGTCTTCTGTGTGCGTTGGGTGTATCTCGACCGGGAGAGGACGAGACTCTCATTGAAATATGCTTCCAAGGATGCGTTTTGTTTCGATTTTGAAGTCTGGAGAGGGGGTTTAACTGTTCTAGAGGGGTGGGGGAGGTTCGGAGAAGTCTCCTTCAAGGGCTCTCTGGAGGATCGCAGGGAAAGGAAGTCATCTGACTGGATCAGCGCCGCCAGGGTGCTGTCACCCAGCGTCACCATCGCTGCTCCGATTTCTTCTGCATGAAATGTTGAAGAGTGCGAATCTTTTTAGATCTAAAGGAAAGAACATTAACAGCTGAGTAATTTTCTAATTCAACTGTCACGCGAgttattcatgattttcaagAGTTTCACTTACCTTTTTCGGAGTCCTGTTGGTTAGGGGTAACTGTTTTGGTTCTACCGGTTTTTGTATGAGTAATTTAAAGCGACACGACGCATGCGCCTGAAGACGTGCTCCAAAAATTGGAGATTGTGATTGGACAAggggtttttaattttatggggATCTATTTTGGCATTTTGAGTGGAATATGTATTTAAGAGATTAAAAgcttttggaatttttggagATAATTCAAGGACTTGACTTATTGATTGATTCCATAAGATCAGTGTCTTTTTCTTGATTACTTTTTGTTAATTCTACGGGTCGTTAACGGACAGCTCgcaaaaattctcaaattacTTTTTCAGAAGTTCATACGATTAAAGTCAGGACTTTTTCATTTCCtctcaataaattcaatattttcacagTCATTTGGAATGTAATGTTATCTCAGAAGGTTGGAAAACATTGTCAAAGTAATccttttaattttgaaagttcATCAAGGATGAGATCCTGCAAATCTGTCTGTTACCTTCAATAAACTCTTTGGGATCGCTCCAATGATTTGAAGTTCCAATAAATGATGCaagaacaataattttaaattttttttttgtttattttacaTTATACAAATGAAATAGATTACTGTGGAGCCTTGCCACGACCGAATCCACCACGGAATTCGAGATCCGCAGTACCAGGGCCGATATCCGCCTTCTTGTCTCCAGGAGCTGGTGGACCACCTGGTCCACGCCTGTATCCCGCCCGATCCTCAGTTGGTCTGGACTCAGTCTTTCCGCCTGAGATTGGCCTTGGTCTCGCTGTTTCTGGGCGAGGTTGCCTCTTCAGCGTAGACGGAACAATCTCTGGTGGGAGATGGAGGTACCCACGAAGGAACTCAATACCTTCGTTTGTCAGGTACCAATAATAGTGCCGCCAGGCAAACTGTTCCTTCACATAACCTCTGGATTTCAAGGACtaaggagaaaaattgaaactcaTCAATAAATCTCCTCAACATTCTGGCAAATATAAAAGTCAATCAACGATTTAGGATTTTTTGCGAAGGGGAAGTACTCCAAAAGGAAATGTCAACATCCTTGTTCACAAcacaacaattattttcatcattgaGAGAAAATAATGCACATTATATTTTAGATGTGATGAATTCCTAGACACTTGTTCaccaattaacaataaaaataaatctcatCCCCATCTGAGATGATCTCATCTCCTCTTAGTTTAtcaaattttaaacaaaaaatatgcaGTATTTTTCCAATGGAGAAAAAGCTTACCTGCATTGCTTTGATGACCTCTAGGTTGGGGATGGTCTCCAGCTCGGGGTGTTTTGGTGCATGGAAGTCCTTCTTCGCTACCATAACTCCCTCCTTGAAGAGGTATTCATAGATTGCAacacgatttttcttgggcaTCAACATCTGCGAAGACATAAAATTCATTACTTTGGCTTCAATTACCACCACCTCTAGATTAACTCATCTGTTTCCCTCCTGAGAAACCCTCGGGCACTCCACAACCCCAACTATTGCTCTACTAATCATCACCCAGTAATTATCAATACAATTTTGAACGGTACATGCTACACTGGCTGTCAAGGCTGTTAATTCCATCTTTGACACCTGGGAGATTTACAATCTGAGTCAAAGACGTGGCTTGTAATCACACGTATGAACAATGAAACTTTTTGATGTTGTGCACAGATGATTTTAGAGGTTAAGTTGACATCACATTTTTGATAGCCCCCGAAGGTCGGAAGTTCGgattaatcataaaaaatacttGAGAAATAATGAGAATTATTAACCGAAATTCCAACGAAACCCTTACCTTGCTCCTGTTATTGAGGATGCACGAGATTAACAACGATTTTCGGCGGAATTCAGGATCGTGGAACGCTCCTCAATTGGCGTTTGTAATCGGAAAGGAATATTTATCCGTAGAACAAGAATTACGAGAGACGATTCCGATGATTTTTCCCTCCGTCTTTCGCTTCAAGATGGCgtttcatcaataaaaatggaacCCTAATTTATCTACTGCCGATAAGCACCCGCATTGCGTTTTGTCACCGTAATCTACTTTGCCGACGGGGGGTTGCAAACGGAAAAACTAATGAATACATGATTATacacaaagaggatagactaaaGGAGATGAATCCGTAATTAGGGCCCTTTTTCCTCGAGGAGACCCAGGGCCcgaaaaaccgcgaaaaacgatacaatcgattttagaaaattcctgttgccccagaaaaatcacaaattgCATCACGAATTCAGCACTGTTGCCTCAATTGTCTATCTATATTATTTTCTCAGATATTCGCGAATGTATTGCAATAATAAATCTATTCACCAACAACTTTGATGACTCCTATAGACCACTGTGACGTCCAGCAGCAATTGTTTTCAATTAAACCCGTCACTTTGTCGCCGGAAGCGAATTATGAATGTACTTTCAGTTTCATCGGTCTCCAACAGAAGAATAGAGCCCATGAATTATTGACACGATGATAGGCCTCGTAGACTGTACTTCAGACACATCACCCTCATCAATGAATTAACGAAAATGGACTGACTGTGACGCAACAGTCATTAACGGCCCGCGCGAATGAGTTTTCCCGGAACGGCAATGCCGATATAATGATcgctattaatttttccaagagaATCTTCAATGAAGTGAACAATTCATCGCCAGaaactaaattattttttcatctcgcaGGTGGACAGAATTTAGTGGCTATTCAGATTCACGATGGGAAGCATATGGGACAGTTCCCTCTACAGCGGTACCAGAGCCGGTTTGAAGTTCATGGGACAGTGGCCGTTCCAATCCCcggggagaaataaatttttaaaatgcatGTGGATTTTATTCGTCGGTAGTATATATTTACCGAAGGTATCGACGAATCACATTCGATAAcaatttcattattgaaataattaattttcaatgatttgtgTAGTTTATCAAGTTTGTGGAGTCACTGAATGATGTTGATCTGGTCATGGAGTGCATGCCGATGCTCTGCTGCCATGGCATAGGCATAATCAAGTTCATTAACTGGGCGATAAATACAGAACAagtaatttcattaaatttcaatcatCAATCATTATTGTATCATATATCATCGATATATTGAAATTGTTAGAAATTCCTTTCAGCGATTATTCCGTTTGTTCACTGGGTTTTTAAAGTGACAGAAGTGCGAGTAGTTGAGTAGACAATTTGGAGACGTTAAAcgttcataataataattaagtaatttttatttaaaaaatcgtttgtaTCTTTACTCTCCATTTTTGCGATTACCCTCACTTTAGTTAATGACCTGTTGTTTCTCAAATCCTTGTGCtcttaaattaatttgatatgttaaatatttattcgaaTATATGTGCTCGTTCGTGTGTGAGTTGAAAGGGGGTCTTCTaatgaataatataaataatagaaatatattgaaaaggCTGATCGatggattaattattgatatttcagATGAAACACTTGTTAGTGAAAATTGAGAGAGACTGGGAGAGTCTGAAACTCCAACGTGATATTGACTTGCTGATTGTATTTACGGACCGGGGgaggaaaattaatagaatttaTGCAAGTACTTATTTACTTGGATAAATATATACCCTTAATAATCATCCCGGCTGTTTTAATTATACTGACAATATTTATTCTAACTCGCCACCACttattgatgaaataattgGACAGTGGCTTTGTATTCAGTACTCGGGGTGTACCTCGTGTCCCCAGGAATGCCCAAAATTTTGGATCTACTGTTACCACGGAACGAGTCTCGTCCACGAATATTTCTTTATCAGacggaatattttattgatcagGATAAATATTATATGCATATTCTCATTCACGCATATCTGACTGTACCCGTTAGTGTGacttcaattgtttattttgataatttattcgcAATGTTCATCAATCATACGTGTGGAATGTGCGAAATATTGAAGTGAgtcaaataatgaaattatgaaaattgtgatatgtatgatttttgccaaatttatgattttttaaatatttttaggcGCCATTTGGAGGATTTATGCGATAAGACTACGAGTGACAATCGCACGACTGGTTATTATGAACGAATAAAATTGTGTGCCACTTTGCAAACTAATATTATTCAGTAAGATAATCGATGGACTCAAAGACgaacttttttcattgaaaattattttgcattttcCATCGAACAGATTTATTGAAGATTTGGAGTCGTCCTATTCAGTCGCACTATTTTTAATTGTCGGTTTGAATATGTGGCTTATCACGTTAACTGGCATGATGGTAAGTGGTGTTCAACTCATACATTTACCTCTTAAATcagataaagaaaaatatagtaTGAGTGATAGgaaaaatctagaaaaaatccatatctgtttttcaaaaatgccAACGCATGAACTAGATTTATGGTATTTAAATGACGAATCCAACTCACTGGGCATTTAATttctgataataattaattatgatgaaTCTTTAGGGTGttgtaaaaatcaatgaaccGAGTGAGGTAATTCGATTTACCGTATTCAACGGCGgtgcaatttttcatttattctggTCTAGTTGGCAGGGGCACAACCTGATAGTGCAAACCGAATCAGTATTTATATCAGCGTGAGTTTCACCgcagggagagaaatattcagtcaaaatgACGGAGTAATTTGTGGAATCCCGACAATGGAAATATTGTCTGTGGAGTCCATTATCACTGCCATTGACTAGAAATTACCAAACGACTTGTCGAATTGAATTTTGACCGATTCCCAATTAACACTTCGAAATGCAATTTACAAGTTTTGAATTATTCTCTCCTCGATGTCTCTACTTGATGTCAGACACACTATACACTTGACAATATacttgacaatattttttatcaatattagTTACCAAAATGAGTGGTACCGGATACCttggaaattccaaaaaatgatGCTACCTTTCATGATGAGAAGTATCACTCCATGTCGAATAACAGCTGGAAAATTCTACTATATGTCAATGGACAGTTTTGGAGTGGTAATTTGAAATTGACTGATTAATCTAAAAAACcccattcaaaaaaaaaacaaagaaacaattttttaaatacataaaatcaaaaatatatatacataataataaataatccaaATAATATTTCTCTTATATGTATTATACATATTTCCTTTATATATTACCacgggaaaattttttcgtcaCTGTTATCTCACTTCAATAATCGTTGATtagtttataaaatttaattaattatttcaggcCATGAGGATGACCATGTCCTTCTTCACTCTCCTGTTATCAGTCCAGTGACCCGATAACGCAACATGCAggcgagaaaaatataattttgtaacAATAAAACAGAAATACCGGACGGCAGATGTTGAAGTATTTGGTGGACGTTCATCTTTAACAATTGTTATCCGAAGTGTTCCTCAGgctttttgtatttttagcgTGACAGAAGGCAATTTCAGATGTGATGACAATGACATAATTACCACGAatgggaaagaaaaaaataattttcacaacatATGATTCTCCCAAATGGTTTGACTACTGTAACTTCTGGAATCGTCTCACACGATGAGAATATATGCAAAAATATAacggaatatttaaaaatctctGTCAAATTTATCTGATCGATTTATTCGGATAACATTCATCGCAACATTCaataatattc belongs to Diachasmimorpha longicaudata isolate KC_UGA_2023 chromosome 10, iyDiaLong2, whole genome shotgun sequence and includes:
- the LOC135166534 gene encoding DNA polymerase theta → MVTLGDSTLAALIQSDDFLSLRSSREPLKETSPNLPHPSRTVKPPLQTSKSKQNASLEAYFNESLVLSRSRYTQRTQKTLLTPPRSSKRQKTSRNPSPSSEVSHNVTDISSACQEAPLPSRDEPQDGTDFRTSNPLSSRTKEPPSNTSKISSKTSLILKHPKFSFRAARNLQKIPSIPSELSPDLSKPSSSRAPKALQTLQKPSSSSSQTGPPKISTKAGVSSVSTSSSSKHQDQPLQKPAASSSSGNFPKISTIQPSLQPFPDASKSPTSGRQDLSENFEKLSPSSSKSVSLNPSSIASSSLVSTQARLKLSSWGLPVTILRKYHSRGLHSMFPWQVACLSTPNILSKSKNLVYSAPTSAGKTLVSEILIIKTVIERRKKVIFILPFVSVVREKMYYFQDLLSESGVRVEGFMGGVQPPGGFSSTDVAIATIEKANSLINQMLEAGGLGDLGAVVIDELHLLGDPFRGYLLELLLTKLKYMTLKQENVKIQLIGMSATLPNLDVLAKWLDAELFKTDFRPVPLKELCKIGRNLYDDQLISQKTLTPCAELPQDPDDIIALCLETLADGHSVLIFCPTKNWCETLARQISSSFSHLGRTDTPIGQSLRSELNKDAIMDTLEQLKRSPCGLDSVLRSTVSFGVAYHHAGLTMDERDVIEGAFRSGALRILTATSTLSSGVNLPARRVIIRTIMFHGRPIDTLTYKQMIGRAGRMGKDSAGESILICKPNEQPALKNLLTSSLPPIESCLQGSAPLIRSLLEAVASEVAYTLEDILLYTRCTLLSFTKIPEEVESSTKSAVNFLVENELLLPQVAESGERRWVATQLGKACLAASVPPKDGLFLFEELQKARRCFVLDTELHVIYLVTPISSSSLIGQIDWSIFLSIWRDISDSDRRVGQLVGVSETFILRATTGNIRQGKTLDAHKRFYTALALHDLVREVPLNVVCRKYSCCRGVIQSLQQTAATFAGMVTQFCQKLGWNCVELLVSQFQTRLQFGVCRELLDLLRLPSLNGLRARSLFKEGITTVAELAVADELDVERALYKALPFESERNQLGEDGLDAERRRQMRTIFVTGRDGLTPREAAVLIVKEARVMVQNELGVEGVHWEKKNSFGGTAQSTSGSVCTTIGDVEDVVRKESGLENLSSSEVGMNDGGMGAAGLRPQDVQQVGRDDVQDSLKTDVQNPEMVTDVTPKTPVAEEKFDEGSGESSGPSVEPSKTPRISLLRTSLAKSSASRSPSLFDDSLGLDTVEYGILEQNVIDLDNSVFSEELSSFKFPGTSENPSKVQIDEFVKPETPQSRPASVTDENRSKSLIWDEDSWNNTNAVLEQLKKLKTPPKSQKIKVLSKEKSSLEKVRKTSKRKLSSPSVEMSPIMNVITYNSPGALSTGSNKSEDDIIVASQSIDRIGSATKTRTRMKLESIRMRTQRTATKTQTTIPKVLLRQEISNMKTFVCDDCSIIVNSDDEVQKRTINPSRTKTILKTQKVQREKLKRPDFKDLEIVNITEKVKFNEFRQKLASKSKISIALACEAYLKDTITIGTKIIGASNLQEVGKRSKRVDTCVHNDKRLCGVALSWGKSVYFLSFDNSSEANRVAMKERVTLLTELLRSRIVVRCFSTKDTYKTLFRCCSITPSCGFLDPQVAHWLLNPDSPEKTFANLVQEYLPEALGLLHRLGPLSGPSGPGSNLKSSTSSDLRASTEALLTFWMQHALSKKLENISTRLLKTFEDLEMPIVILLARMELTGFGVNLQALQELSSVIQDQLTSIESKAYTIAGRRFNFSSSKSVAGVLGMNTTKKVCTNKAVLEASTDPIAKLVVNWRKLSSTHTKMVCPLLILAEKSSRIHGTCVTCTATGRVSMHEPNLQNVPRDFESADNSFVISVRMAFVSNMGNVIVSADYCQLELRILAHFSGDDKLLEALRKPGDVFKNIAAKWYNEDEEKIDDGMRQRTKQLCYGMIYGMGTRSLAETLQVDETEAKIFMETFMKSYPGVKRWLTEVVEEARKDGFVETLMGRRRSLPALRSEISGERGQAERQAVNTKVQGSAADLAKKAMVDVDARIIEEFEGGGLVLPEMSVRRKLRSSRDGGSRGGFLVLQLHDELIYEVNEKDLGRVVRSIREGMEGVAGVGLKVPLPVRVKVGTAWGNLEEYQGD
- the LOC135166548 gene encoding small ribosomal subunit protein eS10-like yields the protein MLMPKKNRVAIYEYLFKEGVMVAKKDFHAPKHPELETIPNLEVIKAMQSLKSRGYVKEQFAWRHYYWYLTNEGIEFLRGYLHLPPEIVPSTLKRQPRPETARPRPISGGKTESRPTEDRAGYRRGPGGPPAPGDKKADIGPGTADLEFRGGFGRGKAPQ
- the LOC135166544 gene encoding odorant receptor 13a-like isoform X2 — translated: MGSIWDSSLYSGTRAGLKFMGQWPFQSPGRNKFLKCMWILFVGSIYLPKFIKFVESLNDVDLVMECMPMLCCHGIGIIKFINWAINTEQMKHLLVKIERDWESLKLQRDIDLLIVFTDRGRKINRIYAILGVYLVSPGMPKILDLLLPRNESRPRIFLYQTEYFIDQDKYYMHILIHAYLTVPVSVTSIVYFDNLFAMFINHTCGMCEILKRHLEDLCDKTTSDNRTTGYYERIKLCATLQTNIIQFIEDLESSYSVALFLIVGLNMWLITLTGMMGVVKINEPSEVIRFTVFNGGAIFHLFWSSWQGHNLIVQTESVFISAYQNEWYRIPWKFQKMMLPFMMRSITPCRITAGKFYYMSMDSFGVAMRMTMSFFTLLLSVQ
- the LOC135166544 gene encoding odorant receptor 13a-like isoform X1; this translates as MGSIWDSSLYSGTRAGLKFMGQWPFQSPGRNKFLKCMWILFVGSIYLPKFIKFVESLNDVDLVMECMPMLCCHGIGIIKFINWAINTEQMKHLLVKIERDWESLKLQRDIDLLIVFTDRGRKINRIYAMALYSVLGVYLVSPGMPKILDLLLPRNESRPRIFLYQTEYFIDQDKYYMHILIHAYLTVPVSVTSIVYFDNLFAMFINHTCGMCEILKRHLEDLCDKTTSDNRTTGYYERIKLCATLQTNIIQFIEDLESSYSVALFLIVGLNMWLITLTGMMGVVKINEPSEVIRFTVFNGGAIFHLFWSSWQGHNLIVQTESVFISAYQNEWYRIPWKFQKMMLPFMMRSITPCRITAGKFYYMSMDSFGVAMRMTMSFFTLLLSVQ